Within Lolium rigidum isolate FL_2022 chromosome 5, APGP_CSIRO_Lrig_0.1, whole genome shotgun sequence, the genomic segment gacgctgcacggacgcgcaaagtgtccgctcggtcctcgcacgggcccgcctggcagcggcacaactgcttcgtcttcgggcattacttccgggcggcgcgctgcagccttcgcagggccacgttaatggcgtgcctcggcttccgcgagcgtgcgcagctagtagacgttGCATCGGcgaggccattgaaggcgatatggcgtcggagccttttaaatggacgctgccggcgtccatttcgacgaccaaaccattgccaaatcccacagtatccaccccatcgacgccatgggaaagaaatgctggccgttccgcaagacgaagaacgaccaggaggcaagcggctcgcattccggcaagaaggcaagggtcggccggtacgtctgcgttgagctcgcgcggcagctatgggaggaaaaccggcctgtgccatggccggacgcgaacttgccggggaGGGGCTGGTACccgaactcgcggcgcgtgccggtcccccgtgccgcgcgagggccgagagcggcgggacgaggtgcgccgccggccgagcgatcttgccgccggatccgcGGGAGGACGAGGCGTACGCGCCGAACTCCTACAAgctggatttcattcgggacgtgggagttcgacgcgcgccgccgcgctggctacctcggcgacgtggacttcttcgaccgagagatcgccgcagaagaagaagagaacgatcaggaggacgcggacgacgaggaggacgcggacgaggacgcgacatggtcgactacgaccacgacgacggcgggccggcgtgggatccggagacccagccgccggacctttccgaggatgaggccattgccatggcaccggCCAGCAGCGCGCGGGGACGAGctccaacgagctcgctttgtgggagggCTCACAATCCGGCTGCGGGAGTCGGCGCTCGCgcgaggaggccggcgactcctccggctacgccgacgcgttccaacgaccgcgctccgcctgctgctccggcgtgggatccctggccacagcctcctgcccatgcggcggtacctcctccaccgccggtgtacgagcttccatggccgacgccagagttcattaacctcgtcagtgacgacgaccagtaggcagcagcaacttttagcacgcctttatggcttttttatgtttttttaacgTAAATAATGGTTGTAATGGTTGTATgaatggaaaaaaaattatgcgtcgcgccgctggaccccctcccgacgcaaacggacgtccgGACGATTTCGATcatttcggccgacgcaaacggacacgacgcgtccgtttcgacgtccgaaatgcgtcgcgccgatgCCCTAATAATAACTCTTTCAGTGTTCACCACATTTCTCGATTGTTCCGTCTCCTTTTGCAGCCTTGCTGTCTAGGAAAATGAGAAAATCCACTCTCACTTGgctttctccggcgccgatgaggGAGGATGCGCCACGAGGGAGGATGCGGACAGCGGCGGCGCGCCGTGAGGGAGGATGCGGCGGCGCGCCATGAGGGAGGATGCGGCGGGGCGCACCACCTTGTGAGGGAGTAAGCTCTGACGAAGGCTACTGGAGCTTGGCTGCGGCTAGCATGCGCAAGAAGCAACCCGGGCATGCGTGGGGGCTCTTGGATCCCGACGCATCCGCCGCCTGGGTGCCGTGGGGCAAGATTGGAAGCCTCCATTCGGCCGGTCGCCTTCAGCCGGAGCAGTGGGGAGGGCGAAGAAGCAGGGGTCGACGGCGAGCGCGGGGACCCCTGGAGCTCCATCGACGGCGGGTGGCgagaggcgcgacggcggcgtACGGAAGACACGTCACGCGCGCGCATCAGAGCCGTCCGTCCTGatcaggcggcggcggctggtccCTGGGACACGAGCCGCGCGACGGCTCATCTGAGGCCGTCCGATCCGCCACGTCAGGCTCGGATGGCGATCGGAGGGCAGGGGACGCGCCAGTGGTGGGTCCCAGAAGAAATTCCGTGCGAGAAAGAAATTCGCCTGCCTGGCTGGCTGGCCGCCAGGCGAGCTGTATATTTGCTGCCGCACCGcatgcaactgcaccgtcgcaacAAACTTTTCTCCTCTCTTCTCCGACTCCGAGCAGACGCAGAAGCAGAAGCAGGAGGAAGAGCGGCGGAGGAAAGGTGAGAGAGGTGATCGTCGTccccttcccctctcctctcccctctcctctcccgcgCTTCTGGTTCGTGCGCTACTGATCGAGCAATTTGTTCCGCGACGACGCCATGTTTGTCCATTCCTCTTGCTGTTGTTGCTGTTCTCGCGAGGTGTTCTGCTTCCTGCGGTTCGCGGGCTACTGATCGCGGCGCGCCAGCGTCCTGTGGCCATGTTTATTGATTCCGCTTGCTATTGCTGCTGTTTTCGATTCAAAGCTCGCGAGATTCCTCTGCTTCTTACGGTTCCTGGGCTACTCATCCTCATCGAGCAGAGCGCGGCGCGTCAGCAGCGTCCTGTGACCCATCTCGTTCCACGACGACGCGCGCCCATCGATTGATCTTGCTATCGTTGCTGTTTTCGACCCAAAACTCGTGCGCTTCTTCCGCTTCGTGGGCTACTCATCGAGCAGAGCACTCGAGAGCGCGGTTTGTCAGCATCTCGTGACCATTCCTGTTCTGCGACGAAGCCATATTTATCGACCCCTCTTGTTATCGTTGCTCTTTCTGATCCAAAACTCTATCCGTCCTAATCGATGTTCCTTGCCGTTAAATCAAATGTTCTTAGTCCAACTTATTGTCTCTCCTTTGCCTTTTGATCCTTGTCTTGCTAATTAACTGCCAGTACAATACCGGCAAAATTATCTGTAGCCTGTAGGCTCTGTGGACCATCGAACATCTGTCGAGTCTTTCCTTCTTGAATAAATCTGTTTCAGGTTTTCTTACTGTGGCCATTTTGTTATGTCGCTTTGATGTTTAAAGTTGAGTGGTTCCTTGATGAGATCGTGCACTCTTGCTACCGTCTGTTCGTGTCTCGTTTGTTCACCCACTTGGAGTATGATTTGAGAGTTTCTGAACCTTGTATACACTTAGTATTTGGTGTGGTCTGCTTCTTGTGTAAGATCTTCGGTGCAAAGCATAGTATAACGATTAGTAAGACGGGTTCAGTTTCGTGTATTTGGTTCTTGTGTAATTCTGTTAGGAGAATGCGATTTCCTCATAGTATATAAGCATCCCAGGATGCAATCTGTACGTCCAGTAACATGATGGAGCTACTTAACCCTTTACCAATCAAGTTTTCTGGCATATAACGATCTGTCATGCTGTCAGTGCCAGTACATTCAGTTATCTTCGTTGctagtttttttcttcttcttcttcgttttgGATATCATTTCTTAGACTACTATACTCATACTTAATCTTTCAGGAAAGCAAACCCTGCAATGGGTCAAACCTCATCTTTACTTGTGAAGTCTACTCTTAGAAACGAGAATGACAGAATTAAGTATGCCACGTCATCTATGCAAGGATTGTGCTCGTACATGGAAGATGCTGTGAGTAATGTTGCACTAATTTGTACATCTTCACAAACATTTTTTATCGGCTAACAAGTAATTGTGGTTAAATCTCAAGCTTGACTTTCAATCTTGTTGTTTTTCAGAGTGCAGCtgtcctagatctagatcttaccGGGTCCACATCATTCTTTGGTGTTTATGATGGCCATGGAGGTTTGATCTTCATTTCTCATCTTGTTACACCAAATCGAAACATTTCAACTTATGACATCGTTGTGATGGggcaaatatttcatgtgctggaGTTGTGATTATTGTATTCTCAAGTGCTGTGACTTGTGAGGAATAATCAAATCATTCCTCTGATCTTTCATTGACAGAGGGGTGTATGTCATGACTGTGTTTGAGTGTATCATTGCAGGGATACCTAGGGATTTTCAGATAGTTGTGTTCATCACATTCTTTTGAATATAAGCTTCTATGCACATTCTGTTTATTCCGCATTCCTGTTCTCTTATATACTTATATGACGATGCAAGACTTAGCAATATATTATCTGTTTCAGGAGCTAATGTTGCACTGTATTGTGCGAACCGATTTCATACTGAGCTTCTACACGATGAAGATTATCAGAACAATCTGGATGATGCAGTGGGGCACGTGTTTTTCAGGTCATTTAACTAAATCATGTACATATATCTCAGGCTCCATAAGTTTTATCCTTTTTCAGTTGTCAAAGGTGAAAGTGTCAATATTACACCTGTTTGTTCATAGGTGTCTTGTTCTCATAGAAATGAAGGTTGGGCATGTTTCATGTGCAAATGTGAAATATGCAATCACTGTTCCTGCTCAAATGTTTCAGAATGGATGAGCAGCTTCGAGAAGATGATGAATGGAGGGCATTAGCTAAACCCCGCCGCCGTTTTAGTTTCAATTTGCTAAATTGTCTCAAGGCTCCTGCTTGTGTTAAGGTATGGTTTCCTCCAAATTAATTATCAAGTAATTAATGTGCTTCAGTATCAAGCTTTTGAAGAAGTTAACTAAGATTGTATCGCTTGGATAATATTCATACTATAATCTGTAAAAACGAACATGGAAGGGGTCAATTGGTGTGATATGGAATATGGAGGCTGCTCTACTGCACTATGGTACTCTCTGGAGATATGCTTTTGAATTGGAAGTGGTATACATATTACTCCTTTATCCAATTTTTGAGTTGGAAGTTGGAGTAGTTGTTATGTTGAGTGCCTGGTTCATGAGCTGGAGGTCAAATGCTCCTAAGTTCTCGTTGGTCATTGTACCTTGGATGTTATCACTTATCATATTCCCAGAATCAAGGTATGACATGAGAAATAGCTGCACCTCTTTCCGTGTGCTCGAATTCGTCATTCATTCTTGCAGTTGTTTGCTTCTTTATCAAAGGGCACACAGAAAATGTTGTTTGCTCTCACTGGCTGTCACTATTTTTTTTATTCCATATAAGAGTTGGAATTGGTTTTCGTATAATTTAGTTTGGAAACTTTTTCATTTCAGGGAACCCCTTACTCTGAAGGAAGCACAGCCTCTGTGGCTCTCATTAGAGGAAACCGGATCATTGTTGGAAATGTTGGTGATTCTCGCTGCGTACTCTCAAGGAATGGTCAGGTATAGTTACTGTTCCCTTATCAAATGTCTAGGTAGATGGCACCTAATTGTTCAGCTCTTTCGTCATAATAAATGCATTCAGTGGGTGCCTAAAAGTCCTTTTCTCCATTTATCCAAAGGCAATGGATTTATCCACCGATCACAAACCAAACCTTCCGGATGAAAGTCGGAGAATTCAAAATGCTGGAGGGCGAGTAACCAGGGATAGGAAATATTTTATGTGTGCAGGAGAGAAAAGATTTCAGACAGGCAGCTATCGTGTTAATGGGGATCTAGCCATGTCTAGATCTATTGGTATAATCTTATTTGATTCTTTTTGGTCAAATGCATACTTGCAATCTATCTACTCCCTGCATTTCATTATAATTGACAATTTGCCTACTTGTATTTCAGGCGATTTCAATTTCAAGTCAAACTGTTTGCGTGCTACAGAACAAATGGTGACATGCAATCCTGACATTCGCACTGTAAGTTTGTAATTTAGTTGTGTTACAAGTGGAGTATAAATTGTTTCCATGGGTGTCTTCTGATGGAAATTGCCCTTTTTTGCTAGGCGGTCAtaacggatgatactgagtttctTCTTATAGCAAGTGAAGGCATCTGGTTAGTCCTCGGTTCCTtttttttgaagtggttactttaTTTTGCTTCCCTTTAAGTGTAAATTTTCGTCCAGAATAAATCTACTCCAAAATGATGGTTGTCTTGCATGTTTTAGGACAGAAGAATATATCCAGAGCGTCTTTTACATTTTGATTCAGTTAAACTTGTTGTGGCCTGTACTGGTAGCTTCTGAGCTCATGCTACGTGATCGCATGTTTAGTTCTTTTCTGTTTGGTTTCTTATATTGGGGGACTTGAAGTTCAGGAACATGTGCCAATCTTACCTTAGCTACTTGGAAATGTATGCTTCATTCATCTTGCAAGAGCTTGGTTAACAATCTTACCACTTGATGAATCATTTACACTGATAAGAATCATTCTAAGTTGTGGAATATCTTGTAGCATTCTGCTCAGCTTGGAAAATGCTAAAACTAATACAAGAGTGAACTCAGTCACCATGTCCCATTTAGTCATTTTTTATGTTTCAGTAAGGTCATTCGTACTACAGAATTCAAATTGCACGTCTCTGTTTCCCCCCTGTTTCAGGGATATGTTGTCAAGTCAGGGCGCGGTGAATTTTGTACACCAGAAGTTAGCAAGTGTAAGCCTTTCTTGTACTCATTCAGTCATTCTTCCCTCTTGTcgctaaagtaaaaaaaaaaaaatcctaccgatGAGAAGTTGTTATGAAAGACTATTTAGAATCTATCTGCTCAAGCGCATGAATGATCTACTTGGCTATTTGACAGTTGATTGATACGTAAAGCCTGCAACTGAAGTACATATAGCAATAGCATGTTTTCATTTATGCATTTGTTGATAGGATTGTCACTCACATATATGCTGTGTCAACCAACGCAGGGGACGAGAGATCTGCGTACCATTTGTGAGGGGCTTCTTGATCATTGCATTAAGTCGAAGAACAACATGACCGTGATACTGGTTCAGTTCAAGCCTGCTGCCaggattcctcttcctcttcctgctccGCCCGCTGCCATGCCAGTGGCCCAATCAAGTGCCAGTGAAACTTCCAGTGGAACCAGCAGGGAGATCAATGAAGATCCTCCTGCCTCTGTCAACAATGCCTAGCTCCTTGCAGTTGTGAGTTTTGATTGAGAAGAGAGAGCTCCTGGGTTGCGAAGCGTGCAGTGCTAGTTGGTTTCCTATTTTGCAAAGACGGTGCCTCGATGTGATACCTTTGCCACTATGTAGGATGATGATATAACATGCGTAGGAGTAGTCGGCCCACTTATTCTCTCGTATTGCTTCTTCCTGGTAACTGTTTAGGAGATTTTGCCACTTGATGTTGGATTTACGCACTTCGTTTTCTGCTCCTGATATTGGATCTGGAAGATGCTCAGTCTGTCAGTCGTGTAGTGTCTCTATTCCTTCAGAATTCCTCTGTGCTATGCGGAATATTATGCCTTCAGAAATCTTTCTTGGAACTTGAAGATGCTTAGTCAAGTAGTGTTTCTGTAAATGCTCGCCGCCTTCAGAATTCCTCTTCGTTATGCAGTAGCGCTATGCTTTTAGCTTATATCCCATTTATCTGGTGTGCATTTTGTGATCGTTTTGTTCGTTTGACTCTTAGCTAGGGCACTGATATAGTTAGCTTCAGGAGCCATGCCCCAACGGGCCATCACATGGACCATGGAGCAGTCACATACAACCAGTCCATCACCACACCGTGTCACCGTAGTCGACAGTCTATATTGCTTACCCCTGTCGTACTCTATCAGGCGATGGATGTGATCAACCAGTCCACCACCACACCGTAGTGGGAACTGATGAGGACAATATCACGCTCGTCGTCTTCGCGGTTCGCACTGCACTCGCTGGTGTCAATGCACCGTGATCCTCCCCATCGCGTACCTTGCCCCGAAGTGCGAGGTGAAGAGGAGGAAGCATCTGACCTTGCGTGACGTATCCTTTCGTGATCAGCATGGCTGCCAACGCCGCAGCCGCCTCGCGACGGGCTCTACCTCCTCTGCCCCAAGGAGTGCTAGGAAGCGCCGAAATGCACTGCCGTTTAGGGGTTTTGTTTTAGGTAAATTTCATTCAAACCTTGTAAAATATATCAAATTTAAATGAAATTTTAAGTTTAAGTTACCTTAATTTTTTTGGTACTGCCGTTTAGGGGACGCCTACTAGGAATCCTTGGCACGGCCGTTCCCATAGGATGATCAGTAGGCGAATATAAAAGTCAATAGCGTTGTCCCAAAAAGAAGAGCCCACGGATAATGAAGTATTTTTCTGAAGTTGGTGTGAAAGAAGGTGTCAGTATTTTTATATCAAATAAGAGAGGCGATAAATAGTGGAGTATGCCTCTACGATCACCGTGAGGCAATAAATAAAAGAAGGTTTTTGATGCAATCAATAAAAAAAaggtaataatatttctttgaataaaagagacaacaaataatggagtaTTTTTTCCCAAATTGTTGTGAAAAAGTAGTACTATTTCGTGATTGTGAGGTGATCAACAAAATTTAGTAGTATTTATGGAATAAAAAGGCTTTGAATAGGGTGGTAGTGAGGCGATCAACAAAAGTAGGTAGTAATACTTTCCCCGAATAAAAGAGGCGATGAATAATGAAGTGTTTTTTTTGAAGTTATTGTGGAAGAAGGCATTAGTTTTCTCATGGTGACCGTGAGGCGATCAATAGAAGAAATTAGTAGTATTTCTTGAATAAATAAACAATGAATAGTGGAGTATTTGTCCCCGATGATAGTGAAAAAGATCACATTCACCATTGAAGAACTGGTGCCAAAAAAACTAGTGCTGCAGATGTGAAGCGATCCACAGAAGAAGGTAATAATATTATTTTTTCCAAATAAAAGAAATTACTGCTGAAGATCTGCTTGAGGTCCTTTATAAAAGAAATTAATTCGAAGGATCTTTGCTCGCTTCGGCGCGGCGGCGAACGCCCATGCTTCCCCAATTTTTGTTGTTCCTAACGGAGGTATGCCACTTTTCATCTGCAGCCACTTTGGACTCGATTGTTTTTCTGtagttgaaagtatagagatggtaaacctagaggggggggggggtgaataggtttctacagattttaattctttctttgcaatattaggctttgcggaatataaaggtgagcctaatgcaaactaggtgaagcaacctatatgaggatacaactaactcgagcacgaaggctctcacaggcgattaaatcacaagtaaggagttcggttagagataaccgatagcacgcggagacgaggatgtattcccgtgttcccttactttgcaacaaggtacgtcacgtttggaggagtggaggtcccacgaaggattccccgcgccacgaaggctcaccctattctccggagcctatcccacgaaggaatagctcacccacttgtggtagactttgaggtagcctccaaaccttcacaatcttgcccggagcaaatccacagtccggatgcttccggactcctcttgcccacctagggtttccaaagaaccctaggaagaaagcttctcaatgaatacaaggggaatgagatttggcttggtagaacggtagatcatgtcctcctctaacgattccccggagggatttgagtttgggtggaggaggagggagatctgaggcttttggtgtttctagcaacggagtaagagagagagctcaagaacaacttgtagtgtagtgcctaactgttcagaggtaggagaaggcctatttatagtgttcttcgaaatatggccgttggtcacttgccacctcagcttttctctcgacaaacccggttgaccggaccacagaccggactgcccggtggtgaggccggtctgaccgggccagcgaccggatgccctttgcgtcgtcctggagctcctccggttggcgcccggttggcgcccggttggcgaccggtcgaccgggccgcacgccggactctccggttggtaggccggttgaccggtcggcaaccggatctgTTGGTTCCTCGtatggagcccggttggcgaccggtcgaccggaccgtgcgccggactcgccccggttggcgaccggttggccgggcagcacgccggactggcccgTCTGTAgttcggttggaccgggctgcagaccagatttctgctgtagaccccttttcgattgttgttgaagtggggggtctcctttagccttcttgttcctttgatacaccatttatgcctctttgcctaatacctgagattatccttataaacatattaggccaagtactctagcacggtgtcattgttaccaaaataatggataagggtaaaatacctttacaatctcccctttttggtatacgatgacaaaccgagctagagtcacaaatagatattatgataagctctaaaccttgattccatataagatattacgacggctcccccataatgtgtgcacttggagaatttgcgtttgaatgcaaagtgcaccatttgtggaacatgagaagctcccccaatatctttaggaaacaagaatggtatggagatgtgcatatcaagatatataagcatagcacacataatcatcctaacatagagtagcacacataatagtcgtccatacacatccatacatgaattattcgaagtagcaaatggttcttgagaaatcaaagcaaatacgcacaagccatataaaatccaaataaagaaactcccatggcttgtgacaatcaaagaaccccgtggtcctagactctactctcttcttcccctttggcatcggaacaccaaaaaggcgaagaaaagaggagagatgctatcgcacccatcaatagaactcatgcccggtcgagtaggagctctcgccatcatcGCGTGCAgcctcatcaccttcatcctcatcaccatcatcagcagtaggagtaggagcacgagcagtcctaggaggaaggctaccatgagcatacatggagaagtcgaagttctggatcatctcatcggtaaggagaggcatctcccactgaggtgcaACCACATGCTCCATCTCcggtccagaaggaggaacaaGGTGGTTCCGtgaagccatgaactcattctgttgcctccgtgtctcctggttcacagtaaggctctgatgtgcaacatcattggtgttcttgcacatttgccacatgctggagaagaagcgagcggcaccatgcttggggcgccgagagtagttggagctagcatcatgatcatggtgttccttggaacggcgctcagtggagggcatcatggagggaacgtccggacgagtggcctcctgagtggggatcctgaatgggtccatgatgactctttctccaagagtgttgagaggagcgggaacaatgtagttgatgagccgctgaacatactgagcatagttgggagtcatgcggtccataactcGCACGCTTCGGTTCACGGTGAATAAGATCACAGCCCATCGATCTTCCTTACCCCGTCGagatgaca encodes:
- the LOC124653673 gene encoding uncharacterized protein LOC124653673; the encoded protein is MGQTSSLLVKSTLRNENDRIKYATSSMQGLCSYMEDASAAVLDLDLTGSTSFFGVYDGHGGANVALYCANRFHTELLHDEDYQNNLDDAVGHVFFRMDEQLREDDEWRALAKPRRRFSFNLLNCLKAPACVKGSIGVIWNMEAALLHYGTLWRYAFELEVVYILLLYPIFELEVGVVVMLSAWFMSWRSNAPKFSLVIVPWMLSLIIFPESREPLTLKEAQPLWLSLEETGSLLEMLVILAAYSQGMVRQWIYPPITNQTFRMKVGEFKMLEGE